Below is a window of Mycolicibacterium chitae DNA.
CCTGGCGTCGGTGACCCTGGGCGAGGCCTACACCCTCGACGCCCCAACTCAACTCGCCTATCTGGCGGCCCGCACCGACTCCGTCGAACTGGCCACCGGCGTCCTCCCCCTGGACACCCGGACCCCCACGCTCATCGCGACCACCGCGGCCGGCCTGGACTATGTGTCGGCCGGACGCGCCCGGCTCGGCCTCGGGCCGTCCGGCCCCCAGGTGGTCGAGGGCTTCCACGGGCTGCCGTTCGGCGACGTCCCCGGCAAGACCCGGGAGACCATCGAGATCTGCCGGTCCGTCTGGCGCCGGGAGACCCTGCAGCACGACGGGCGCCACTACCAGATCCCACTGGATCCGAGCCGCGGCACCGGGCTCGGAAAGCCGCTGAAGCTCATCAATCGCCCGGTGCGAGACCGTATTCCGGTGTCGATCGCCTCCCTCGGCCCGCGCATGGTGGAACTGACCGCCGAGATCGCCGAGGGCTGGGAGCCCATCTTCTTCTACCCGGAGAAGGTCCAGGATGTCTGGGGCGAGGCCCTGGCCAAGGGCAACGCCAAGCGCTCGGCCGATCTCGGCCCGCTCGAGATCATCGCCCGCGCCCCGCTGGCCGTCGTCGACGGTGACGCCTCGGCCTGGATCGATGCCGCCAAGCCGCAACTGGCGCTGTACGTCGGCGGGATGGGCTCGCGCGAGCAGAACTTCTACAACCGACTGGTCGCGGCGTACGGATTCGAAAAGGAAGCGGCCACCATCCAGGACCACTTCCTGTCCGGCCGCCACGCCGAGGCCGCGGCCGCGGTGCCGGACGAGCTGGTCCACGCGACCGCCCTCATCGGCGACGTCGACCACCTCCGGCAACGCCTTGCCGTCCTGCGGGACGCGGGAGTCACGTTGGTGAACGTCACTCCCATGGCAACAGACCCCACCGAACGCCTGGAAGCCGTGAAAACGGTTGCCGCACTGAGTAAGGAGCTATCGTGAGTCACCTGGCTGATCCCAGCGTCATCAACGTCGAGGAGTTGCGCGACGCGTTGGCCGCCGCCAACGTCCCATGCCTCATCGGGGTGCTCTATCAGCTGACAGGCGATTCCAAGTGGCTCGACGAGCCCTACCGGATTGCCCCCACCCTCGGCTTCGAAGACCTCGACGACGGCGGCCTGCCGGCCGAGCGCGCGACCGAGGTCCGCGAGGCGGCGTTCGCCGCGGTCCAGGACTGGGCCGCCGGGACGCCGATCGCGCACCGCTGCCCCGACGGCGAAGAACTGGTCAAGCTGATGTCGGCGGTGATGGGCGAGCCGATCTCCGAGAAGTACACGGCACTCGCCGGCGAGCAGCTCGGATTCTCGCCCTTCGTTCCCGCCGATGTGAGCGAACGTTGCACACAGACCGGGTTCTCGGTCGTCGTCGTGGGAGCCGGCTTTTCCGGCCTCGCGGCCGCGGTCCACCTGAAGCGGGCCGGTATCCCCTTCCGGGTGCTGGAGCGCAACGACCACATCGGCGGAACCTGGTACGAGGC
It encodes the following:
- a CDS encoding LLM class F420-dependent oxidoreductase, with the protein product MRIGTVLDFGRPMSVVGDEIAAWEQVGLASVTLGEAYTLDAPTQLAYLAARTDSVELATGVLPLDTRTPTLIATTAAGLDYVSAGRARLGLGPSGPQVVEGFHGLPFGDVPGKTRETIEICRSVWRRETLQHDGRHYQIPLDPSRGTGLGKPLKLINRPVRDRIPVSIASLGPRMVELTAEIAEGWEPIFFYPEKVQDVWGEALAKGNAKRSADLGPLEIIARAPLAVVDGDASAWIDAAKPQLALYVGGMGSREQNFYNRLVAAYGFEKEAATIQDHFLSGRHAEAAAAVPDELVHATALIGDVDHLRQRLAVLRDAGVTLVNVTPMATDPTERLEAVKTVAALSKELS